The proteins below are encoded in one region of Tsuneonella sp. CC-YZS046:
- a CDS encoding c-type cytochrome, with protein sequence MRKPAKAASLFAFAAMLAACSGRNAEDQEVAQATEPAAAATDVTAGEAAAGDPAAPAAAPTPEQAKPASSAAAATAPQAAATPPAAFFQCRSCHATEPGKNLIGPSLAGIFGTKAGEVAGYSFSTAMKDSGLTWDEATLDSFLKSPREVIPGTKMAYPGLKDDTKRAEVVAYIKALK encoded by the coding sequence ATGCGCAAGCCTGCCAAAGCCGCGTCGCTGTTCGCATTCGCCGCCATGCTCGCCGCCTGCAGCGGCCGGAATGCCGAAGATCAGGAGGTCGCCCAGGCCACCGAACCGGCCGCCGCGGCAACCGATGTGACGGCGGGCGAGGCCGCGGCTGGCGATCCGGCCGCGCCCGCCGCTGCGCCCACGCCGGAGCAGGCGAAGCCCGCATCTTCCGCCGCCGCCGCGACGGCGCCCCAGGCCGCCGCAACCCCGCCCGCCGCCTTTTTCCAATGCCGCAGCTGCCATGCGACCGAACCGGGCAAGAATCTGATCGGCCCCTCGCTGGCGGGCATTTTCGGGACAAAGGCGGGCGAGGTCGCGGGCTACAGTTTCAGCACGGCGATGAAGGATTCCGGGCTGACCTGGGACGAGGCGACGCTGGACAGCTTCCTCAAATCCCCGCGCGAGGTCATTCCCGGCACCAAGATGGCCTATCCCGGATTGAAGGACGATACCAAGCGGGCGGAAGTGGTCGCCTATATCAAGGCGCTGAAATAG
- the rplJ gene encoding 50S ribosomal protein L10: protein MDRSQKAESVASLNATFNEVGVVVITRNLGMSVAQSTALRTKMREAGASYKVAKNRLAKLALKDTQYEGLQDLLTGPTALATSVDPVAAAKAAVDFAKTNDRIEIVGGAMGTQLLDEAGVKALASMPSLDELRAKLVGLVNAPATKVAQLANAPAAKLARVFGAYGAKEAA from the coding sequence ATGGATCGTTCGCAAAAAGCTGAGTCGGTCGCATCGCTGAACGCAACTTTCAACGAGGTCGGCGTGGTGGTCATCACCCGCAATCTCGGCATGTCGGTGGCCCAGTCCACCGCCCTGCGCACGAAGATGCGGGAAGCCGGCGCGTCCTACAAGGTTGCGAAGAACCGTCTTGCCAAGCTTGCCCTCAAGGACACCCAGTACGAAGGCCTGCAAGACCTTCTGACCGGCCCGACGGCGCTGGCCACTTCGGTGGACCCGGTTGCCGCCGCCAAAGCCGCGGTGGACTTCGCCAAGACGAACGACAGGATCGAAATCGTCGGCGGCGCAATGGGGACGCAGCTTCTCGACGAAGCCGGTGTGAAGGCCCTCGCCTCCATGCCCTCGCTCGACGAGCTGCGCGCAAAGCTCGTGGGTCTTGTCAATGCGCCGGCCACCAAGGTCGCGCAGCTGGCCAACGCCCCGGCCGCGAAGCTGGCCCGCGTCTTCGGTGCCTATGGCGCCAAGGAAGCGGCATAA
- the rplL gene encoding 50S ribosomal protein L7/L12 translates to MADIAKLVEDLSQLTVLEAAELAKALEEAWGVSAAAAVAVAAPAAGGGDAGAAAEEKTEFDVILTGDGGKKIQVIKEVRAITGLGLTEAKTLVESAPKALKEGINKAEAEEIKKKIEEAGGTVELK, encoded by the coding sequence ATGGCCGATATCGCCAAGCTTGTTGAAGATCTGTCCCAGCTGACCGTCCTCGAGGCGGCTGAACTCGCCAAGGCCCTGGAAGAGGCATGGGGCGTTTCCGCCGCTGCCGCCGTGGCCGTGGCCGCCCCCGCCGCAGGCGGTGGCGACGCTGGCGCCGCTGCCGAGGAAAAGACCGAATTCGACGTCATCCTGACGGGCGACGGCGGCAAGAAGATCCAGGTGATCAAGGAAGTCCGCGCCATCACCGGCCTGGGCCTGACCGAAGCCAAGACGCTGGTCGAAAGCGCTCCCAAGGCGCTGAAGGAAGGCATCAACAAGGCGGAAGCCGAAGAGATCAAGAAGAAGATCGAGGAAGCCGGCGGCACCGTCGAGCTGAAGTAA
- the polA gene encoding DNA polymerase I, whose protein sequence is MAEKQHLYLVDGSAYIFRAYHRLPPLTNPQGTPVGAVYGYTTMLWKLAADLHQADGPSHLAVILDKGSTSFRNALYDQYKANRPPPPEDLVPQFPLIRDATRAFSLACIEEDDLEADDLIASYAREAIRQGWDVTIVSSDKDLMQLVGQHVEGGGTIDMLDTMKNQRIGIPEVVEKFGVPPEKVGDVLALMGDSVDNIPGIRGIGPKTATKLIQDYGDLESALAAAQDMKPSKMRERLIEEAEMARLSRVLVELKQDCALPIALEDFALGEIPREPLAAFLEAHGFTSLLRRLDNGSGAPGKATELHPPKPVNGAAAPLAEPGKPAPLAMPAVDRKSYECVQSEQALARWIERAFAARTVAVDTETSSLDAMRAELAGASLALGPNDACYIPLGHGGHDLLSERPEQVPLETALAMLKPLLESDRVLKVGQNIKYDINVFARHGIALAPVDDTMIVSFALDAGRAEQGIGGGHGMDELSERHLGHTTLTFKDICGTGKKAIPFGQVPLDRATEYAAEDADVTWRLHRHLRPRLAVEGGTRVYERIDRPLIPVVAAMERHGIRVDRERLARLSSEFEQAIRELEREIYECCGQEFTIGSPKQLGDILFEKMGYKGARKGKSGQYSTDQAVLEKLAAQGAEVATKVLDWRQLAKLKSTYTDALQAAINPDTGRVHTSYSLVGAQTGRLSSTDPNLQNIPIRTAIGRQIREAFVPEPGNVLLAADYSQIELRLAAHIADVPTLKEAFAAGQDIHARTAEEMFGHVDRDTRARAKTINFAILYGISRWGLATRLKVEPDEAQAMIDRYFERFPGIQRYIVATLENVRERGYSETLFGRKTWFPRINSKNQAERQGSERAAINAPIQGTSADIIKRAMARMMPALELAGLGHVRMLLQVHDELVFELPESDVAAASPIIAQVMAQAAGPAMELSVPLGVEIGTGRSWDAAH, encoded by the coding sequence ATGGCCGAAAAGCAGCATCTCTATCTTGTCGACGGGTCGGCATATATCTTCCGCGCCTATCACCGTCTGCCCCCCCTCACCAATCCGCAAGGAACGCCGGTGGGCGCGGTCTACGGATACACCACGATGTTGTGGAAACTGGCGGCGGACCTGCATCAGGCGGACGGACCCAGCCATCTCGCGGTGATTCTGGACAAGGGCTCCACCTCCTTCCGCAATGCCCTGTACGACCAGTACAAGGCCAATCGCCCCCCGCCGCCGGAGGATCTGGTCCCGCAATTCCCGCTGATTCGCGATGCCACCCGCGCCTTCAGCCTGGCCTGCATCGAGGAAGACGATCTGGAAGCCGACGATCTGATCGCTTCCTACGCCCGCGAGGCCATCCGCCAGGGCTGGGACGTGACCATCGTGTCGTCCGACAAGGATCTGATGCAGCTCGTCGGCCAGCATGTGGAGGGCGGCGGCACGATCGACATGCTGGACACGATGAAGAATCAGCGGATCGGCATTCCCGAAGTCGTCGAGAAATTCGGCGTGCCGCCCGAAAAGGTCGGCGACGTGCTCGCCCTGATGGGCGATTCGGTCGATAATATTCCCGGCATCCGGGGCATTGGCCCGAAGACCGCGACCAAGCTGATCCAGGATTATGGCGATCTGGAAAGCGCGCTGGCCGCCGCGCAGGACATGAAACCTTCCAAGATGCGCGAGAGGCTGATCGAGGAAGCGGAAATGGCGCGCCTGAGCCGCGTGCTGGTCGAGCTGAAGCAGGATTGCGCATTGCCGATCGCGCTGGAGGATTTCGCATTGGGCGAAATCCCCCGGGAACCGCTTGCCGCCTTCCTCGAAGCGCACGGCTTCACCAGCCTGCTGCGCAGGCTCGACAACGGCTCCGGCGCTCCGGGCAAAGCGACCGAGCTTCATCCGCCCAAGCCTGTGAACGGAGCGGCGGCGCCCCTGGCGGAGCCGGGCAAGCCGGCGCCGCTCGCCATGCCGGCCGTGGACCGCAAAAGCTACGAATGCGTGCAGAGCGAGCAAGCCCTGGCGCGGTGGATCGAACGCGCCTTCGCGGCCCGGACGGTGGCGGTGGATACCGAGACAAGTTCGCTGGATGCGATGCGGGCCGAGCTGGCAGGGGCAAGCCTGGCTCTGGGGCCGAACGACGCCTGCTACATCCCGCTCGGGCATGGCGGCCACGATCTGCTGTCGGAACGCCCGGAACAGGTGCCGCTGGAGACGGCGCTGGCGATGCTCAAGCCGCTGCTGGAATCCGATAGGGTCCTCAAGGTCGGACAGAACATCAAATACGACATCAATGTCTTTGCCCGCCACGGGATCGCCCTGGCCCCGGTGGACGACACCATGATCGTCAGCTTCGCGCTGGATGCCGGGCGGGCGGAGCAGGGGATCGGCGGCGGGCACGGCATGGACGAATTATCCGAACGCCATCTCGGGCACACCACCCTGACCTTCAAGGACATCTGCGGGACCGGCAAGAAGGCGATCCCGTTCGGCCAGGTCCCGCTCGACCGCGCGACCGAATATGCCGCCGAGGACGCCGATGTCACCTGGCGGCTGCATCGCCACCTCAGGCCGCGCCTGGCGGTCGAGGGCGGCACGCGCGTGTACGAGCGGATCGACCGCCCTCTCATCCCCGTCGTCGCCGCGATGGAACGCCATGGAATCAGGGTGGACCGCGAGCGGCTGGCCCGGCTTTCATCCGAATTCGAGCAGGCCATCCGGGAACTGGAGCGCGAAATATACGAATGCTGCGGGCAGGAGTTCACCATCGGCAGCCCCAAGCAGCTGGGCGACATCCTGTTCGAGAAGATGGGCTACAAGGGCGCGCGCAAGGGCAAGAGCGGCCAGTATTCGACCGATCAGGCCGTGCTCGAAAAGCTGGCCGCGCAAGGGGCCGAGGTCGCCACCAAGGTGCTGGACTGGCGCCAGCTAGCCAAGCTCAAATCGACCTACACCGATGCGCTGCAGGCCGCGATCAACCCCGATACGGGCCGGGTCCACACCAGCTACAGCCTGGTCGGCGCGCAAACCGGGCGGCTTTCCTCCACCGACCCCAACCTGCAGAATATCCCGATCCGCACCGCGATCGGGCGCCAGATCCGCGAGGCCTTCGTTCCCGAGCCGGGCAATGTCCTGCTGGCCGCGGACTACAGCCAGATCGAACTGCGCCTCGCCGCGCATATCGCGGACGTGCCGACCCTGAAGGAAGCCTTCGCGGCGGGTCAGGATATTCATGCCCGCACCGCGGAGGAAATGTTCGGCCATGTCGACCGGGATACAAGGGCCCGCGCCAAGACCATCAATTTCGCCATCCTCTACGGCATCAGCCGCTGGGGCCTGGCCACGCGCCTGAAAGTCGAGCCGGACGAGGCGCAGGCCATGATCGACCGCTATTTCGAGAGATTTCCCGGCATCCAGCGCTATATCGTGGCCACGCTCGAGAATGTGCGGGAACGGGGCTATTCGGAAACCCTGTTCGGCCGCAAGACGTGGTTCCCCCGGATCAACTCGAAGAACCAGGCGGAACGCCAGGGCAGCGAACGGGCGGCGATCAATGCGCCGATCCAGGGAACCAGCGCCGACATCATCAAGCGAGCGATGGCCCGCATGATGCCCGCGCTCGAGCTTGCCGGCCTCGGACATGTGCGGATGCTGCTGCAAGTGCATGACGAGCTGGTGTTCGAGCTGCCCGAGAGCGACGTAGCCGCGGCCTCTCCGATCATCGCACAAGTGATGGCGCAGGCCGCCGGTCCGGCTATGGAGCTGAGCGTGCCGCTGGGCGTGGAAATCGGGACAGGACGCAGCTGGGATGCAGCGCACTAG
- the groL gene encoding chaperonin GroEL (60 kDa chaperone family; promotes refolding of misfolded polypeptides especially under stressful conditions; forms two stacked rings of heptamers to form a barrel-shaped 14mer; ends can be capped by GroES; misfolded proteins enter the barrel where they are refolded when GroES binds): MAAKDVKFSRDARERILSGVDTLANAVKVTLGPKGRNVVIDKSFGAPRITKDGVTVAKEIELKDKFENMGAQMIREVASKANDTAGDGTTTATVLAQAIVREGMKSVAAGMNPMDLKRGIDLAVTKVVADLQNRSKAVAGSNEIAQVGIISANGDKEVGEKIAEAMEKVGKEGVITVEEAKGLEFELDVVEGMQFDRGYLSPYFVTNPDKMTVELENPYILIHEKKLSNLQSMLPILEAVVQSGRPLLIIAEDIEGEALATLVVNKLRGGLKVAAVKAPGFGDRRKAMLGDIATLTAGEMISEDLGIKLENVTVTMLGEAKKVTIDKDNTTIVDGAGNAEDIKARVEQIRAQIETTTSDYDREKLQERLAKLAGGVAVIKVGGATEIEVKERKDRVDDALHATRAAVEEGIVPGGGTALLYATKALEGVKGVNDDQTRGIDIVRRALQAPVRQIAENAGHDGAVVAGKLIDGNDDSLGFNASTDVYENLAAAGVIDPTKVVRTALQDAASVAGLLITTEAAISERAEDKPAAPPMPDMGGMGGMGF, encoded by the coding sequence ATGGCTGCCAAGGACGTGAAATTTTCGCGTGACGCACGCGAACGCATTCTGTCCGGCGTGGATACGCTGGCCAATGCCGTCAAGGTCACGCTCGGCCCCAAGGGCCGCAATGTCGTGATCGACAAGAGCTTCGGCGCTCCCCGCATCACCAAGGACGGCGTCACCGTCGCCAAGGAAATCGAACTGAAGGACAAGTTCGAGAACATGGGCGCCCAGATGATCCGTGAAGTCGCCTCCAAGGCGAACGACACGGCCGGCGACGGCACCACCACCGCCACCGTTCTGGCCCAGGCGATCGTGCGCGAAGGCATGAAGTCGGTCGCCGCCGGCATGAACCCGATGGACCTCAAGCGCGGCATCGACCTCGCCGTCACCAAGGTCGTCGCGGATCTGCAGAACCGCTCGAAGGCGGTTGCCGGTTCCAACGAGATCGCCCAGGTCGGCATCATTTCCGCCAATGGCGACAAGGAAGTCGGCGAGAAGATCGCCGAAGCCATGGAAAAGGTCGGCAAGGAAGGCGTCATCACCGTCGAGGAAGCCAAGGGCCTCGAATTCGAGCTGGATGTCGTTGAAGGCATGCAGTTCGACCGCGGCTACCTCAGCCCCTATTTCGTCACCAACCCCGACAAGATGACCGTGGAACTCGAGAATCCGTATATTCTCATCCACGAGAAGAAGCTGTCGAACCTGCAGTCGATGCTTCCGATCCTCGAAGCGGTGGTCCAGAGCGGCCGTCCGCTGCTGATCATCGCCGAGGACATCGAAGGCGAGGCGCTGGCCACTCTGGTGGTCAACAAGCTGCGCGGCGGCCTCAAGGTCGCGGCGGTGAAGGCTCCGGGCTTCGGCGATCGCCGCAAGGCCATGCTGGGCGATATCGCCACGCTGACCGCCGGCGAGATGATCTCCGAGGATCTCGGCATCAAGCTCGAGAACGTGACCGTCACCATGCTCGGCGAAGCCAAGAAGGTGACCATCGACAAGGACAACACCACCATCGTCGACGGCGCCGGCAATGCGGAAGACATCAAGGCCCGGGTCGAGCAGATCCGCGCCCAGATCGAAACCACCACCAGCGACTACGACCGCGAGAAGCTGCAGGAACGCCTGGCCAAGCTGGCTGGCGGCGTGGCCGTGATCAAGGTCGGCGGCGCCACCGAAATCGAGGTGAAGGAGCGCAAGGACCGCGTCGACGACGCGCTGCATGCGACCCGCGCCGCGGTTGAGGAAGGCATCGTCCCCGGCGGCGGCACTGCCCTGCTCTATGCGACCAAGGCGCTCGAGGGCGTCAAGGGCGTCAATGACGACCAGACCCGCGGCATCGACATCGTTCGCCGCGCGCTGCAGGCTCCGGTCCGCCAGATCGCCGAGAACGCGGGCCATGACGGCGCCGTCGTCGCCGGCAAGCTGATCGACGGCAATGACGACAGCCTGGGCTTCAATGCCTCGACCGACGTCTATGAGAACCTGGCGGCCGCCGGCGTGATCGACCCGACCAAGGTCGTGCGCACCGCGCTGCAGGACGCGGCTTCCGTCGCCGGCCTGCTGATCACCACCGAAGCGGCGATCAGCGAAAGGGCCGAGGACAAGCCCGCCGCTCCGCCGATGCCGGACATGGGTGGCATGGGCGGAATGGGCTTCTAA
- a CDS encoding serine hydrolase — translation MKFRAANRFRRFFATLALGATVLASAQAAARDDFEAAFDNTLGTELRAPRSYSSIYSDAAERRLALTANGDRGRIGVAALDLSTGREFSILGDQRFPMASTSKIAIAATFLEGVDKGKWSLSDRFPLMVPVASRPFSSKIAPVNAGTMLPAHELIELMITRSSNPATDALLAAVGGPDAVNRWVRNAGIDNFQLSRDIATLVRDDGEFDPATYIDQRDSATPQAMITLLAGIHQGRWLSAESRRVIIGAMERCRTGKRRIPALLPAGAYVAHKTGSLNNTSSDIGIIQMPDGRPVAIAIYVTGQGSRPAREERIAQIARALYDSYAAEGGSTKNWVNARY, via the coding sequence ATGAAATTCCGGGCAGCAAACCGCTTCAGGCGCTTTTTCGCAACGCTTGCGCTGGGTGCAACCGTGCTTGCATCGGCGCAGGCCGCGGCACGCGACGATTTCGAAGCCGCATTCGACAATACTCTCGGCACCGAGCTGCGCGCGCCGCGCAGTTACAGCTCGATCTATTCGGATGCCGCCGAAAGGCGGCTCGCGCTCACCGCCAATGGGGACAGGGGCCGGATCGGCGTGGCCGCGCTCGACCTTTCGACCGGGCGCGAATTCTCCATTCTCGGCGACCAGCGCTTTCCCATGGCCAGCACCAGCAAGATCGCCATCGCGGCGACCTTCCTGGAAGGGGTGGACAAGGGAAAATGGTCGCTGAGCGACCGCTTCCCGCTGATGGTCCCGGTCGCATCCAGGCCTTTCAGCAGCAAGATCGCGCCGGTCAATGCAGGCACCATGCTGCCTGCGCATGAATTGATCGAGCTGATGATCACGCGCAGCAGCAACCCGGCCACGGACGCCCTGCTCGCCGCCGTCGGCGGGCCGGATGCCGTGAACCGCTGGGTCCGCAATGCCGGGATCGACAATTTCCAGTTGAGCCGCGACATCGCGACGCTGGTGCGCGACGATGGGGAGTTCGACCCCGCGACCTATATCGACCAGCGCGACAGCGCCACGCCGCAGGCGATGATCACACTGCTGGCCGGGATACATCAGGGGCGCTGGCTTTCCGCGGAAAGCCGCCGGGTCATCATCGGGGCGATGGAGCGCTGCCGCACCGGCAAGCGCCGCATTCCCGCCCTGCTCCCGGCGGGCGCCTATGTCGCCCACAAGACCGGGTCGCTGAACAATACGTCGAGCGATATCGGCATCATCCAGATGCCGGACGGACGGCCCGTGGCGATTGCCATCTATGTGACCGGCCAGGGCTCGCGCCCGGCGCGGGAAGAGCGCATCGCCCAGATCGCCCGCGCGCTTTACGATAGCTATGCGGCGGAAGGCGGATCGACCAAGAACTGGGTCAACGCGCGCTACTGA
- a CDS encoding CHASE3 domain-containing protein has translation MPDPALAEKDAGHAGIAPLRKWPAMPGKSALALFALIGMSLIGALLLVFETVEMERAARVQVRKTSEILLELRNVSRAAVNAETGQRGYFITLDRRYLDPYRVGREQYQPALRRLRALLNDGATPRQQALFSEIQRLAETKFAEMEESVGMIERGELVAAQRKLLTDEGQEVMNRLRRSLREMEVIEQGILDRAVAHTAAAEARLLPLLSFLTVLMLAALALGLWQTGRAARAEAAEANAKALREAHDRADLLARELNHRVKNLFAMILAIIRMSARHEPEAKDVTDRIAQRVQALLTAQEVTQGVPNRPVADLATLVEMTVAPYRSEEGDCVIEGPDTILPSSKVTPLGLVLHELTTNAVKYGAWNHAGAVDVRWRHEVDGAELVLEWVETCSEPCKPAGKEGFGSLLMASAARQLQGSIERRFETEGARVRIAFPLKE, from the coding sequence ATGCCTGACCCTGCACTGGCCGAAAAGGATGCGGGACATGCGGGCATCGCGCCCTTGCGCAAATGGCCCGCCATGCCCGGCAAATCCGCATTGGCGCTGTTCGCGCTGATCGGCATGTCCCTGATCGGCGCCCTGCTCCTGGTGTTCGAAACGGTCGAGATGGAGCGCGCCGCGCGGGTGCAGGTCCGCAAGACCAGCGAAATCCTGCTCGAACTGCGGAACGTAAGCCGGGCCGCGGTCAATGCCGAAACCGGCCAGCGCGGATATTTCATCACTCTCGACCGCCGCTATCTGGACCCCTATCGCGTCGGCCGCGAACAATACCAACCCGCGCTGCGCCGCCTCCGCGCGCTGCTGAACGACGGGGCGACGCCCCGGCAGCAAGCGCTGTTCTCGGAGATCCAGCGCCTCGCCGAGACGAAGTTCGCCGAAATGGAAGAATCGGTCGGGATGATCGAGCGGGGAGAGCTGGTCGCGGCCCAGCGCAAGCTCCTCACCGACGAAGGCCAGGAAGTGATGAATCGCCTGCGGCGCTCGCTGCGGGAAATGGAAGTGATCGAACAGGGGATTCTGGACCGGGCCGTGGCCCATACCGCCGCGGCGGAAGCGCGCCTCCTGCCCCTGCTCAGCTTTCTGACCGTGCTGATGCTGGCCGCGCTTGCGCTCGGACTCTGGCAGACCGGCCGCGCGGCGCGGGCCGAGGCGGCGGAGGCGAATGCAAAGGCGTTGCGGGAAGCGCATGACCGGGCCGACCTGCTGGCGCGCGAATTGAACCATCGCGTCAAGAACCTGTTCGCGATGATCCTCGCCATCATCCGGATGAGCGCGCGCCACGAGCCGGAGGCAAAGGATGTGACCGACCGCATCGCCCAGCGGGTCCAGGCCTTGCTGACGGCCCAGGAAGTGACGCAAGGCGTGCCCAATCGTCCGGTGGCGGATCTTGCCACCCTCGTGGAAATGACGGTGGCGCCCTATCGCAGCGAGGAAGGAGACTGCGTGATCGAAGGGCCGGACACGATTCTCCCTTCATCCAAGGTCACGCCGCTCGGCCTTGTCCTGCATGAACTGACCACCAACGCCGTCAAATATGGCGCCTGGAACCACGCGGGCGCCGTGGATGTGCGCTGGCGCCACGAAGTCGATGGAGCGGAACTCGTGCTCGAATGGGTCGAAACCTGCTCCGAGCCGTGCAAGCCGGCCGGCAAGGAAGGCTTCGGCAGCCTGCTGATGGCCAGCGCGGCGCGGCAATTGCAAGGCTCGATCGAACGCCGCTTCGAAACCGAAGGCGCGAGGGTGCGGATCGCATTTCCCTTGAAGGAGTGA
- the groES gene encoding co-chaperone GroES has protein sequence MAFRPLHDRVLVRRLEAEEKTAGGIIIPDSAKEKPSEGEIVAVGSGARAEDGKVTPLDVKAGDRVLFGKWSGTEVKVDGEDLLIMKEGDLLGVIS, from the coding sequence ATGGCATTCCGTCCGCTGCACGATCGCGTGCTGGTCCGCCGCCTTGAAGCCGAAGAAAAGACGGCTGGCGGCATCATCATCCCCGACAGCGCCAAGGAAAAGCCGAGCGAGGGCGAAATCGTCGCCGTCGGTTCGGGCGCCCGCGCTGAAGACGGCAAGGTTACTCCGCTCGACGTCAAGGCCGGTGATCGCGTGCTGTTCGGCAAATGGTCCGGCACCGAGGTCAAGGTCGATGGCGAAGACCTGCTGATCATGAAGGAAGGCGATCTGCTCGGCGTGATCTCCTGA
- a CDS encoding MATE family efflux transporter, whose translation MARLPSLFRTELGATLRLAAPLAAANLLQMAVHAVDVIFVARLGQEALAASSLSIALFGLLMWCFSGLTGAVAPLIAAELGKGRHAVREIRRSMRMAMWLAVACGLVGMAICGFGEAILLAAGQNPVISARAGEFLGILMWAMIPMILASVLRTFVATLGKPGFATLITAAAIGVNALANWMFVFGALGAPALGLKGSALASVVTSVTMLLAYVAAIAAHRRLRRYYLFGRWWRPETARLKEITIIGLPIAGTILAEAGLFSSAAFLMGWIGEAELAGHTIALQIAALAFQVPFGIGQAATIRVGYHFGAGDRRAVGHAGWAAVLICVAFMMFTASVLLFAPRLVISAYVDVDAPANAVLVGLAVQYMAIAALFQLFDGTQAVAAGALRGLQDTRVPMAIAIFGYWLPGMGTALWLGFATPLRGSGIWIGFAVGLAVVAVLLLRRWHRRDALGLVAKLP comes from the coding sequence ATGGCACGCCTCCCTTCCCTGTTCCGAACCGAGCTTGGCGCGACCTTGCGGCTGGCCGCGCCGCTGGCCGCCGCCAACCTGCTGCAGATGGCGGTCCACGCCGTCGACGTGATCTTCGTCGCCCGGCTGGGGCAGGAGGCGCTGGCCGCGTCCAGCCTTTCCATCGCGCTGTTCGGGCTGCTGATGTGGTGCTTTTCCGGGCTGACCGGCGCGGTGGCGCCCCTGATCGCGGCGGAACTGGGCAAGGGCCGCCATGCCGTGCGCGAAATCCGCCGCAGCATGCGGATGGCGATGTGGCTGGCGGTGGCCTGCGGGCTGGTCGGCATGGCGATCTGCGGCTTCGGCGAGGCGATCCTGCTGGCGGCCGGCCAGAATCCGGTCATATCGGCCCGGGCCGGGGAGTTCCTGGGAATCCTGATGTGGGCGATGATCCCGATGATCCTGGCCAGCGTCCTACGCACCTTCGTCGCCACGCTGGGCAAGCCGGGCTTCGCGACCCTGATCACCGCCGCCGCGATCGGGGTCAACGCGCTGGCCAACTGGATGTTCGTGTTCGGCGCGCTGGGCGCGCCGGCCCTGGGCCTCAAGGGCTCGGCCCTGGCCAGCGTGGTGACGTCGGTGACGATGCTGCTGGCCTATGTGGCGGCGATCGCCGCCCATCGCCGGCTGCGGCGCTATTATCTGTTCGGCCGCTGGTGGCGGCCGGAAACGGCCCGGCTCAAGGAAATCACGATCATCGGCCTGCCCATCGCCGGCACCATCCTGGCCGAAGCGGGGCTGTTCAGCAGCGCCGCCTTCCTGATGGGCTGGATCGGGGAAGCCGAACTGGCCGGCCACACCATCGCCCTGCAGATCGCCGCGCTCGCCTTCCAGGTCCCGTTCGGGATCGGGCAGGCCGCGACCATCCGGGTGGGCTATCATTTCGGCGCGGGCGACCGGCGGGCGGTCGGCCACGCGGGCTGGGCCGCCGTGCTGATCTGCGTGGCGTTCATGATGTTCACCGCCAGCGTGCTGCTGTTCGCCCCGCGCCTCGTCATCTCGGCCTATGTCGATGTCGATGCGCCCGCCAATGCCGTGCTGGTGGGGCTGGCCGTGCAATATATGGCGATCGCCGCGCTGTTCCAGCTGTTCGACGGGACCCAGGCGGTGGCGGCCGGCGCATTGCGCGGCTTGCAGGACACCAGGGTTCCGATGGCGATCGCCATCTTCGGCTACTGGCTGCCGGGGATGGGCACGGCGCTGTGGCTCGGTTTCGCCACGCCGCTGCGGGGGTCGGGCATCTGGATCGGCTTCGCGGTGGGGCTGGCGGTGGTCGCCGTGCTTCTGCTAAGGCGCTGGCACCGGCGCGACGCATTGGGCCTGGTCGCGAAACTGCCATGA